Part of the Rhodobacteraceae bacterium M385 genome is shown below.
GGCCTAGGAAACGCGGCGATAACGGGCAAGGAAAGTCCGCACTGCCTCATGCGCGACGCGGGAAAGCTCATCCTCGGAGGGGTCTTTTTCGATGCCAAACATGACCTTAAGCATCAGGTCCGAGCGGCAAAGCTGCGCCAATTGGTCAGCGGCAAGGAGCGGGTCTTCGATGTCCAACACCGTACGGGCCTTTTCGGTGCACAGGAAACCCGCGATCTTTTCGCCCCAGTTCTTGGGGCCGCTGGCATAGAAGGTCACGCCCAATTCCGGGAAGCGCTTGGCCTCGGCCACGCAGACGCGGAACATGTCTTGACCAAAATCGCTCAGGAAAAACGTGACTAGTTTTTTGCAGATCACGACCAGCTTTTCTTCGACGCTCAGGCCCGATTGCTCGAACAACACTTCCACCTCGGATTGGGCGGTGCATTCCATCTTCAGGACAGCCAAAAACAGATGCTGCTTATCGGGAAAATAGCTGTAAAGCGTCGCCTTCGACACGCCGGCATCGCGGGCGATTTCATCCACGGACGCGCCTTCAAAACCCTCACGCATGAAGACAGCGCGGGCGCCGCCAATCACTTGGTCGTACTTGCGACCCTTCTTGATCTGCATCTCAGCGTTCATGATTTTTGCATGGGGGTGGCGTCCCTCTCCTGACAGATATTGTAAACTGAATAGTTTAGTTTCGGCAAGTTGGACCTGAGGGAAAGGGCCACCCGCGCCCGGCGTCTGGACAGTTCCAAGCGCTTGGCTTAGCCCTTTGCCATGCTTGAAATTTTCCTGAAGACGCTCCCGTTTTTTGCCCTCATCGCTCTGGGTTTCCAAGCCTGTCGGACGGGGTTCTTCACCTCGGAGGCCGCAGCTTACCTGACCAAGTTCGTCTTCTACTTTGCCCTCTCGGCGATGCTGTTTCGGTTCGCGGCAAATCTTTCGCTGGCCGAAATCTTTGATTGGCAGTTCGTGGGTGCCTATTTGACGGGCTGTTTCGTGGTCTATTTCATTGCCACCGCCGTCGCGATGGTGCGCAAACGCCCCGTGACAGAGGCCGCGTTCGAGGCCCAATGCGCCGTGATCGGCAATGTCGGTTTCCTCGGCGTGCCGATGCTGGTTGTGCTGTTGGGCGAGGCTTCGGC
Proteins encoded:
- a CDS encoding TetR/AcrR family transcriptional regulator; protein product: MNAEMQIKKGRKYDQVIGGARAVFMREGFEGASVDEIARDAGVSKATLYSYFPDKQHLFLAVLKMECTAQSEVEVLFEQSGLSVEEKLVVICKKLVTFFLSDFGQDMFRVCVAEAKRFPELGVTFYASGPKNWGEKIAGFLCTEKARTVLDIEDPLLAADQLAQLCRSDLMLKVMFGIEKDPSEDELSRVAHEAVRTFLARYRRVS